The window GGTTTTGGTTCAACCCTTTTCCAGATTGCTTTGTGGGTAGTTGGTCCAGTGTTGGTATTGTTATTTGTGTTGTTATTGGGTAGTACGATGACAAATCCATTGCTTGTAGGGGTAGTAGGCTGTCTGGTGGGAATCCTTCCAGGTGTTATCTTTATCTTTATGAAGATATCAGCACGTAACTATTTCCAGAAGTTAGAACAGCGTATTCAGGCTGAGGCGTCTAATATAGACAACTATTTGGAACAGCGCGTACAGATACTGCAGAACGTAGTAGGACTGGTAGAACGTGCTATCGACCTTGATAAAGACGTGATGAAAGCCGTTGCAGCCCTTCGTAGTGGTGGTGTGAACGAAGGTAACAGAAGTGATGTGAATGCACAAGTAAATACAGCCTTCGGTCGACTCTTCCCACAGGTTGAGGCTTATCCAGAGTTGAAAGCACACAATGCCATTGCTGATGCGATGCAACAGAATAACTACTTACAGCGTGAGATTACGGCAGCTCGTACTGTCTATAACAGTCGTGTGACACAATGGAATACTGATATCTTCTCTTGGCCAACAAAGATGATTGTTGCTGCTCAGCAGGGTTATACAACACGCATACCATTTACTGCAACAGCAGAGACACGAGAGGCTGCAAGAGGTAAGTTCTTCTAAGACTATAGAAGTAAATGGTAGAGGATATATATGATCCACTAAACGAATACATCAGCACCTTCAAAGATAAGTTTAAGAAGTTGGCTGATGAAACCTTTAATGCACTTGCTGATGAGGCTCAGGTTGATGTTGAGGCTAATCGTGAGACGTGTCGACAAATCTATGCAGGTGAGAAGCAACTCACGGATGTGTCTGGTCGTACCACGATGTGGACTATCCTATGTGTCATTCTGTGGATAGCTGTGGTGGCAGGTGGTGCTGTTGTTTATGTGAAATGGAATGAGCTTCCAATGGAATACCTCTTGATGATAGGTGGAGGGGCAGTCTTACTGCTTGTCTTTCTATTATTAAAGGTACATCCAACATTGAAGTCTTTACGTGCTCAGCACAACGATTTAGACAATAAGGTGAAAACTTTGAAAGAGCAGGCATGGAATCAGATGGCTGCTCTGAATAGGCTTTATGACTGGGATGTCTTTACGCGTATGATGTCGAAGACCGTACCCAGACTGGAGTTCGACCCTTATTTTACGACACAACGACTGGCAGACCTTCGTAAAACATACGGATGGAATGACTCTTTTAATACTGAGCGTTCTGTGCTTTATTCCCATTCTGGACTTATTAATGGTAACCCCTTCGTCATCTGTCGAACACGAAAGATGGAGATGGGAGAGAAGACCTATCACGGTCAGAAAACCATTTTTTGGACAACAACAGAGACGGGTCCTGATGGAAAACCACGTACTGTGTCTCACTCAGAAACCTTACATGCCAGTGTGACAGCACCTTATCCTAATTACTTTGAGCGTACAAGGCTTATCTATGGTAATACAGCAGCACCCGACTTGACCTTCTATCGTAAGCCAAGTGGGTTGGCAGGAAAGGAAGGGTCGTTGCGTTATAAGTGGGATCGGTTTATGTTGAGGCGTAAAGCACGCAACCTTGAGAACGGTGATTTTGCGATGTTGACGAATGAAGAGTTTGAAGTTGCGTTCAATACAAGTAATCGTAATAACAATCAGCAATATGCTTTACTCTTCACACCATTGGCACAACAGAGTATGATGGCATTGTTGATGGACGAGAAAGAGGGCTATGGTGATGACTTTGATTTCGATAAGCATTACATGATAAACACTATCATACCAGAACATCTACAAGTGTTAGACCTCGATATGAACCCTACTCAGTATCGCAGTTTTGACTTTGAGAAAGCTAAGAAAGACTTTTACGAAATCAATGAGAGATACTTCCGTGCTATCTACTTTAGTTTTGCACCTTTGTTGTGTGTGCCGATGTATCAGCAGATACGTCCACAGAAGGATATCTACGGACATGATATGGAGCAGAAGAGTTCGTTCTGGGAACATGAAGCATTGGCTAACTTTTGGGGACAGGAGAATTTCCAGCATCCAGATTGTGTGACTCCTTGTATTATGAAGACTTCTTCTGCGGCACAGGGTGATGGCTGTATGCTGATTAACGTGACAGCTTATGGTTTCCGTTCAGAGCGTCGTATGTCGTATATCAGTAAGTATGGTGGTGACGGTTCATGGCATGATGTACCCGTGGAGTGGTATGAGTTCTTACCTGTTGAGGGCAATGGTCGTATTATGATGCAGGAGGATGAGACTCAAAACGATACTGATATGAGTCAGAAACAGCGTATGAACCATATCAGTGACGTCTTACAGAAATCACACTTAGATGTCTATAGAAGGCATATTGCTTCTAAGATATAAGTTGGAGGAAATGAATAAAAAACAAAGGACGATAAAAGCATCTCACTTTTATCGTCCTTTGTTGTATATGGAGTAATTTATAACTTCTCACCATAGCACAAGTCACCAGCATCACCGAAGCCAGGAACAATGTACTTATGTTCGTTCAGTCCTTCGTCAATTGCTGCACACCAGATGGTGGTAGAGTCTTCAGGGAAGGTTTTGCGGATATGTGCGATACCTTCTGGTGTAGCCAAAAGACAAGCAACATGCACATGACGAGGAGTTCCCTTTGAAAGGATAGCCTTATAACCCAACTCCATAGAACCACCAGTAGCCAACATTGGGTCAGCGATGATAAGTGTCTTACCATTGATGTCTGGTGTAGCAAGATATTCAACGTGAATACCTACCTCATGATGTTCAGCATCCGTATATTCGCGATAAGCACTAACGAAGGCATTACCAGCATGGTCGAATATGTTAAGGAAACCGTTATGGAAAGGCAATCCAGCACGGAAAATAGTAGCCAAAACAATCTTGTCAGTTGGTACATTAACCTGAGCCGTACCTAATGGAGTAACAACATCCTTTGGTTCGTAGTTCAGTGTTTTAGAAATTTCAAAAGCTTCGAACTCGCCGATACGCATAACATTGTTGCGGAAGAGCAAACGATTCTTCTGATAATCCTTATCACGGATTTCTGCTAAATACTGATTGATAATAGAGTTCTGCTCTGAAAAATTAATGATGTCCATTTTATGTCTTAGGTGTTATAGATAAGCAAGTTAGCAACCTGCTCTGCAAAATTTCGGCAAAAGTAAGAAATAAATCTGAAGTTTTGCAAAGTCTAATTTGCAAATATAGCAATGTGTGTTATTTTTTTAATTTCTTTAACCTTCTAAGCAAATACTTTGATACTTTTTCTTCGGTATTTTTTGTGTGAATTTAATAAATATATTACCTTTGCGGTGTCTTAATTAATAGGACGTAAAAACAGTGAACAAATCAATTTTCAACTAAATACATTTATAAGAAATGGCAAAGTTTGATAAGAGCGTACTTGAGAAGTACGGTATTACAGGTACAACAGAAGTACTTTACAATCCTTCTTACGAAGTATTGTTCAATGAAGAAACAAAAGAGAGTCTTCAGGGCTATGAAAGAGGTCAGGAGACTGAGCTTGGTGCAGTAAACGTAATGACTGGTATCTACACTGGTCGTTCTCCTAAGGATAAGTTCATCGTTGATGATGAGAACTCTCACGATACAGTATGGTGGGATTCTGAGGAATACCATAACGATAACCACCGTGCTTCTAAGGAAGCTTGGACAGCTGTTAAGGACATCGCTAAGAAGGAGCTTTCTAACAAGCGTCTTTTCGTAGTTGATGGTTTCTGCGGTACTCACAAGGACACACGTATGAAGATTCGTTTCATCGTTGAGGTTGCTTGGCAGGCTCACTTTGTAACAAACATGTTCATCCGTCCAAAGTCAGAGGCAGACTTCGATCAGGAGCCAGACTTTATCGTTTACAACGCTTCTAAGGCTAAGGTTGAGAACTGGAAGGAGCTCGGTCTTCATTCAGAGACTTGCGTTATGTTCAACGTAACAACTAAGGAGCAGGTAATCGTTAACACATGGTACGGTGGTGAGATGAAGAAGGGTATGTTCTCTATGATGAACTACTTCTTGCCATTGAAGGGTATGGCTTCTATGCACTGCTCTGCTAACACTGACATGAACGGTGAGAACACAGCTATCTTCTTCGGTCTTTCTGGTACTGGTAAGACTACTCTTTCTACCGATCCAAAGCGTAAGCTCATCGGTGATGACGAGCACGGATGGGATGACAAGGGTATCTTCAACTATGAGGGTGGTTGCTATGCTAAGGTTATCAACCTTGACAAGGAGTCTGAGCCAGACATCTACGGTGCTATCACACGTGACGCTCTCCTCGAGAACGTAACAGTTGACGAGAATGGTAAGATTGACTTCGCTGATAAGAGCGTAACAGAGAATACTCGTGTTTCTTACCCAATCTACCACATTAAGAACATCCAGCGTCCTGAGTCTCAGGGTCCAGCTGCTAAGCAGGTTATCTTCCTTTCAGCTGATGCATTCGGTGTATTGCCTCCAGTATCTATCTTGACTCCAGAGCAGACTAAGTACTACTTCCTCTCTGGTTTCACTGCTAAGTTGGCTGGTACAGAGCGTGGTATCACTGAGCCTACTCCAACATTCTCTGCTTGCTTCGGTCAGGCATTCTTGGAGCTCCACCCAACAAAGTATGCTGAGGAGTTGGTTAAGAAGATGCAGCAGAGTGGCGCTAAGGCTTACTTGGTTAACACTGGTTGGAATGGTACAGGTAAGCGTATCTCTATCCGCGATACTCGTGGTATCATCGACGCTATCTTGAACCACTCAATCGACGCTGCTCCAACAAAGCAGATTCCTTACTTCGACTTCACTGTTCCTACAAAGCTCGAAGGTGTTGCTACTGACATTCTCGATCCACGTGACACTTACGCTGATGCAGCTCAGTGGGAAGAGAAGGCTAAGGACCTCGCAGCTCGTTTCATCAAGAACTTCAAGAAGTACGAGAACAACGAGGCTGGTAAGGCTCTCGTAGCAGCTGGTCCACAGCTCTAATTCTTTCGGAATACTTCTGAATAGATAATAATGACTCCTATCCGTAGCAATACGGGTGGGAGTTTTTGTTTGTCCTTCTGTAATATAGGATAATAAGACTGCTAATTTTAGGTAGAAATATTCCGCACTATTACTACAGTAGTTTTAATTTTGTTTTGCTGTCACTTTTAACACTTCGTGTAATGCTACTGAATATTAATAAGTTAAGTAGATGTTTTGAATGACAGTAGTGACAGCAAAGTTTGTTTTGGTAAGATTATGTCCTGTCTCTTATGAGTTAATTATTCATATAGAAAATCCCTGTCAGGATTTTTTGTTCTTCCGAAATGTGGAGTGATATGCTAAAGCACTTATATAATAACGCACACGGAGATACAGAGGGAACGGAGCTAAACGCCATATTGTGGAGGTGCCGATGGCACTATGAGTGACGGAGGGGTAGCATACTGATTCCTAATAACTTTTTAGGATAAACGCTTTGTATATAAATTGCTAATAGAACTGGCAAACAATCTCCTTTACTCTATGCACTGACTGTGCCTCTCTGGACTGCTATTATTATGTTTTAATACTCCTCCGTACCCTCCATTTCTCTGTGTGATATTTCGTCAGAGATCTAAGATTATACGGATTATTATCACTCTAAATTTCTGAAAACCCATATTTTTGTGAACATCCAACTTCTGTTTCCCTCAGCTTGCTCTGTATGGTTTATCGTGTTGCAGGCTTACTTTATTGTTTTCATCTGATTATCAAACTTCTAATGGGGATTATGGCGAATGTATTGAGTACTCCGCACCACTTGTGTTCAGCCTCCGCACGACCTGTGCGGACACTCCGCACAAGATGTGCGAAGCATCATTACGTTGACTGAAAGAAGTAGAAAGAGCTACGATAGATATTTATTTGAGTAGCAGTAGACTATTAAGGCAAATATAATTCCTTAAATGTGTAAACTATTTCGATACTAATTACTCTATTATCTTTGTACTATCAGGTAAGATCTTTCTAAATCTTTGTTCTGTATTGTTCGTGTCAAGTACCTTTAACTGTTCTTTTGCCATTTTATGGAGAATCTCAAAACGTTGCTTTCTTGGTACCCCTTGTTTTATCATTTCAGAATTAGCAGATTCCATATTAGATAATACTACTAACTGGTTGATGCTTGCAGTTTCTCTAATATTTATTCCTTTAGATGCCAAATTCGGGTTCGCTTGAACCCATTCTTTTGCTTTACACCCAAAGAGAATTATATTTAACATATCAGCTTCTGTTGCATAGATAATCCCATGCTTGATAGCCTCAATGTCCATTTTAGGAATAATCACGTTTTTAATAGCATCAGTATGAAGTGTATAATTGGTTTTGGATAGTATTCGCTTTGCGTTCCACTCTAACGAAAGCGGTTCGCTCTCTTGTTCTTTTAACCGCTGGTATTCCTTTACAATGTAAAGTTGGAATACAGGACTTAGCCACATGCCAAAATTAAAGGCTATATCCTTGTGTGCGTAAGTTCCACCATACCTGCCAGCCTTAGACATAATACCTATCGCATTTGTCTTTTGTATCCATTGCTTTGCGGTTAGAGTAAATGAGTTTAATCCTGCGCTATTTCTAAACCCATCGAATTCGGTGGGATTAAAATTAGGGTTGTAAAGCTGTTCCCATGCTCCCAAATATTCTATTGTGCTTCTTGTGCGTAACCAGTTCTGTATGACATAATCCGTCCTTTCCTTGTCTTTGAAATGTGCCATATCTGTTAGGCAAATGTAGTCGCTCTCATTTCCTATCAGCACAGATATTTCTGTACTGTTATCTTCTTTGATGTATTCATATTTTTAGTTATTATATCAGCAAAAGTAACAAATAAAAAACACTTCTCAGTATTGTTAGGGTCTTTTTTGCTTCTTATACGATTTTTTCTCCACAATGAGGACAAATGATGGTGTAATGTAAATAAGTAGACAAATAAAGGCGTAGAAAAGTAGAAGAATGATAAGGTTTTAAGTCGAGAAAAGGCGTGTGAAAAGACAATCGTATAAATTGAAAAGTTCAAGTGAAGGTAAGGAAGATAGCAGAAGCTTATCAGATGTGATTTATTGGTCATTTTTCTTCAAGTTTATCGTTACTTTAGCAATACTTACTAAACAAACTTAAAAAAACGCAGTTATTTTCGATATTTTACATAATTAACCTCGTTAAAGACGTTGATTCTGAAGAATTCTGATTAAATTTGCAGCTAAATTCAATTATTAGTATCTGATGCGTAATAAGATATATACTCTCGTAGCTTTAATGATGGCTACTTTGACAATGACTTCTTGTCTTAAGGACGACGACGAGAAAACTATCGTAAGTTACAAAGACACGGCTATTTTGAGCTTTTCTTTGGGACAGTTGAAACAAGTGCGTGATACCATTGCTAAGAATGGCAAGGATAGTACTTATACAGGCAAGTTCAATGCTGCTAAGGTTAAGTTCTATATTGATCAGGCTCAGGGTTTGATTTATAACCCTGATTCTTTGCCATATGGTACGAATCCAGCCAGTGCGTTGGCAAAGGTTGTGGCAAAGAATAGCGGTACTATTGTTATCAAGTCAACAACTGACGAGAAGTTCACTTATTACCGCAACAATGATTCCATCAATTTTAGTACCCCACGCGTTTTCCGTGTTTATTCAAACAAGGGAAGTGAGTATAGAGACTATAAAGTTACAGTGAATGTTCATAAGCAGAAGGGCAACGTGTTTAGCTGGCAGGCGCTACAGGCAAACAGCAACTTCGCTTCGTTCACAGCAATGAAGGCTGTGAGTACAGGTAGTAAGGTGTTTGTATTCGGTACGAATGGTAGTCAGACCGTTGTTTATGTTGCGTCAAAGGACAATGGTAATAGTTGGACAAAGCTCAGCAAGACTTTCACAGCAAATGCTTATAAGAGTGTGGCAGTGCAGGGTACTAAGATTTTTGTTATCGACAATGGTACGGTTTATAGCTC is drawn from Prevotella melaninogenica and contains these coding sequences:
- a CDS encoding LemA family protein translates to MANSLDEVTGPVNDAGRDVHVIDKQLPVEVGFGSTLFQIALWVVGPVLVLLFVLLLGSTMTNPLLVGVVGCLVGILPGVIFIFMKISARNYFQKLEQRIQAEASNIDNYLEQRVQILQNVVGLVERAIDLDKDVMKAVAALRSGGVNEGNRSDVNAQVNTAFGRLFPQVEAYPELKAHNAIADAMQQNNYLQREITAARTVYNSRVTQWNTDIFSWPTKMIVAAQQGYTTRIPFTATAETREAARGKFF
- a CDS encoding MAG1210 family protein, whose product is MVEDIYDPLNEYISTFKDKFKKLADETFNALADEAQVDVEANRETCRQIYAGEKQLTDVSGRTTMWTILCVILWIAVVAGGAVVYVKWNELPMEYLLMIGGGAVLLLVFLLLKVHPTLKSLRAQHNDLDNKVKTLKEQAWNQMAALNRLYDWDVFTRMMSKTVPRLEFDPYFTTQRLADLRKTYGWNDSFNTERSVLYSHSGLINGNPFVICRTRKMEMGEKTYHGQKTIFWTTTETGPDGKPRTVSHSETLHASVTAPYPNYFERTRLIYGNTAAPDLTFYRKPSGLAGKEGSLRYKWDRFMLRRKARNLENGDFAMLTNEEFEVAFNTSNRNNNQQYALLFTPLAQQSMMALLMDEKEGYGDDFDFDKHYMINTIIPEHLQVLDLDMNPTQYRSFDFEKAKKDFYEINERYFRAIYFSFAPLLCVPMYQQIRPQKDIYGHDMEQKSSFWEHEALANFWGQENFQHPDCVTPCIMKTSSAAQGDGCMLINVTAYGFRSERRMSYISKYGGDGSWHDVPVEWYEFLPVEGNGRIMMQEDETQNDTDMSQKQRMNHISDVLQKSHLDVYRRHIASKI
- the upp gene encoding uracil phosphoribosyltransferase; amino-acid sequence: MDIINFSEQNSIINQYLAEIRDKDYQKNRLLFRNNVMRIGEFEAFEISKTLNYEPKDVVTPLGTAQVNVPTDKIVLATIFRAGLPFHNGFLNIFDHAGNAFVSAYREYTDAEHHEVGIHVEYLATPDINGKTLIIADPMLATGGSMELGYKAILSKGTPRHVHVACLLATPEGIAHIRKTFPEDSTTIWCAAIDEGLNEHKYIVPGFGDAGDLCYGEKL
- the pckA gene encoding phosphoenolpyruvate carboxykinase (ATP), with amino-acid sequence MAKFDKSVLEKYGITGTTEVLYNPSYEVLFNEETKESLQGYERGQETELGAVNVMTGIYTGRSPKDKFIVDDENSHDTVWWDSEEYHNDNHRASKEAWTAVKDIAKKELSNKRLFVVDGFCGTHKDTRMKIRFIVEVAWQAHFVTNMFIRPKSEADFDQEPDFIVYNASKAKVENWKELGLHSETCVMFNVTTKEQVIVNTWYGGEMKKGMFSMMNYFLPLKGMASMHCSANTDMNGENTAIFFGLSGTGKTTLSTDPKRKLIGDDEHGWDDKGIFNYEGGCYAKVINLDKESEPDIYGAITRDALLENVTVDENGKIDFADKSVTENTRVSYPIYHIKNIQRPESQGPAAKQVIFLSADAFGVLPPVSILTPEQTKYYFLSGFTAKLAGTERGITEPTPTFSACFGQAFLELHPTKYAEELVKKMQQSGAKAYLVNTGWNGTGKRISIRDTRGIIDAILNHSIDAAPTKQIPYFDFTVPTKLEGVATDILDPRDTYADAAQWEEKAKDLAARFIKNFKKYENNEAGKALVAAGPQL
- a CDS encoding KilA-N domain-containing protein: MKEDNSTEISVLIGNESDYICLTDMAHFKDKERTDYVIQNWLRTRSTIEYLGAWEQLYNPNFNPTEFDGFRNSAGLNSFTLTAKQWIQKTNAIGIMSKAGRYGGTYAHKDIAFNFGMWLSPVFQLYIVKEYQRLKEQESEPLSLEWNAKRILSKTNYTLHTDAIKNVIIPKMDIEAIKHGIIYATEADMLNIILFGCKAKEWVQANPNLASKGINIRETASINQLVVLSNMESANSEMIKQGVPRKQRFEILHKMAKEQLKVLDTNNTEQRFRKILPDSTKIIE
- a CDS encoding DUF6242 domain-containing protein, which translates into the protein MRNKIYTLVALMMATLTMTSCLKDDDEKTIVSYKDTAILSFSLGQLKQVRDTIAKNGKDSTYTGKFNAAKVKFYIDQAQGLIYNPDSLPYGTNPASALAKVVAKNSGTIVIKSTTDEKFTYYRNNDSINFSTPRVFRVYSNKGSEYRDYKVTVNVHKQKGNVFSWQALQANSNFASFTAMKAVSTGSKVFVFGTNGSQTVVYVASKDNGNSWTKLSKTFTANAYKSVAVQGTKIFVIDNGTVYSSTDGSSWTTVATNSSLKQLVAASPAELFALSTSGTLLASKNNGVTWTNESLDSNASLLPVSNIGSSFTAVTSDLYRVLLVGTLSGGTKNAAWTKLSFRQNEQWSYVESNADKFQLPLYKSLSVVNYDKAALALGLDSSGKLASMLLSRDGGITWKRDKSFTYPTGIQAATAFAATVDSDEYLWVISGTKVWRGRLNRVGWALNLSRLVE